From a single Arthrobacter sp. SLBN-112 genomic region:
- a CDS encoding phosphoadenylyl-sulfate reductase: MAKHLAPAPAKRPVEELKALAEAGAAELGWDAPARDVIAWVERNFDLPAVAVACSMADAVLPALVADQMPGVDVLFLETGYHFPETYATRDEVAANLRVNVVDVLPENTVEQQDRLLGKDLFARDAAQCCALRKVAPLQRTLAGYELWFTGVRRDEAPTRTNTPLVTWDEKNGLVKVNPMAAWTFDQLVQYSDDNLLPVNPLLSQGYPSIGCQPCTRKVAPGEDPRAGRWAGSDKTECGLHV, translated from the coding sequence ATGGCAAAACACCTGGCACCCGCACCCGCCAAGCGCCCCGTGGAGGAGCTCAAGGCCCTGGCCGAAGCCGGCGCTGCCGAGCTCGGCTGGGACGCCCCTGCCCGCGACGTCATCGCCTGGGTGGAGCGCAACTTCGACCTGCCCGCCGTCGCCGTCGCCTGCTCCATGGCCGACGCCGTCCTGCCCGCCCTTGTGGCAGACCAGATGCCCGGCGTCGACGTCCTTTTCCTGGAGACCGGCTACCACTTCCCGGAAACCTACGCCACGCGCGATGAGGTGGCCGCGAACCTCCGCGTCAACGTGGTGGACGTGCTCCCCGAGAACACCGTGGAGCAGCAGGACCGGCTGCTGGGCAAGGACCTCTTCGCCCGTGACGCCGCCCAGTGCTGCGCCCTCCGCAAGGTGGCCCCGCTGCAGCGCACCCTGGCCGGCTACGAACTTTGGTTCACCGGCGTCCGCCGCGACGAAGCCCCCACCCGGACCAACACGCCGCTGGTCACGTGGGACGAGAAGAACGGCCTGGTCAAGGTCAATCCCATGGCCGCCTGGACGTTCGACCAGCTGGTCCAGTACTCCGACGACAACCTCCTGCCCGTCAACCCGCTGCTTTCCCAGGGTTACCCCTCCATCGGCTGCCAGCCCTGCACCCGCAAAGTGGCACCCGGCGAGGATCCCCGCGCCGGCCGCTGGGCAGGATCCGACAAGACAGAATGCGGGCTACACGTATGA
- a CDS encoding ABC transporter substrate-binding protein, giving the protein MTRIVAGESAVPTRRRAVEAALAIGLVLLIAVGAIVASNLSRNTEAQAAEPTPAAELKLGYFGNITHAPALVGVKKGFLANALGSTRLSTETFNAGPAAIEALNAGAIDAAYIGPNPAINSFAKSQGQSVRVIAGAAAGGAQLVVRPGINSAADLKGKTLATPQLGGTQDVALRSWLAKQGYKTNVDGSGDVAINPTENAQTLKLFQDGKLDGAWLPEPWASRLVLQAGAKVLVDEKDLWDGTGTGQPGEFPTTILIVNQKFAADHPDTVKALIKGNAESVAWLNSAPADQKAELINSALQEAAGAALPGDVLTRSLANITFTLDPLAGGYPKLLQDGVDAGTTKKADINGLFDLRALNQVTGATNKISAAGLGQD; this is encoded by the coding sequence ATGACCCGCATCGTGGCAGGCGAAAGCGCGGTCCCCACGCGCAGGCGCGCCGTCGAGGCTGCCCTGGCCATCGGGCTGGTCCTGCTGATCGCCGTCGGGGCCATTGTGGCCTCAAACCTTTCCCGCAACACCGAGGCGCAGGCTGCTGAGCCCACTCCCGCCGCGGAACTGAAGCTGGGCTACTTCGGGAACATCACCCACGCCCCGGCGCTGGTGGGCGTCAAAAAAGGCTTCCTTGCCAATGCCCTGGGCAGCACCAGGCTCAGCACCGAGACCTTCAACGCCGGCCCGGCCGCCATCGAAGCCCTGAACGCCGGGGCCATCGACGCCGCCTACATCGGCCCCAACCCCGCCATCAACTCCTTCGCCAAAAGCCAGGGCCAGTCCGTGCGCGTGATTGCGGGCGCCGCGGCCGGTGGTGCGCAGCTGGTGGTCAGGCCAGGGATCAACTCCGCCGCGGACCTCAAGGGCAAGACCCTGGCAACGCCGCAACTGGGCGGCACCCAGGACGTCGCATTGCGCTCCTGGCTCGCCAAACAGGGCTATAAAACGAACGTGGACGGCAGCGGGGACGTCGCCATCAACCCCACGGAGAACGCGCAGACCCTGAAGCTGTTCCAGGACGGAAAGCTCGACGGCGCGTGGTTGCCTGAGCCGTGGGCGTCACGCCTGGTGCTCCAGGCCGGCGCCAAGGTGCTGGTGGACGAAAAGGACCTGTGGGATGGAACCGGCACCGGCCAGCCCGGCGAGTTCCCCACCACCATCCTGATCGTGAACCAGAAGTTCGCCGCCGACCACCCGGACACCGTCAAGGCCCTCATCAAGGGCAACGCGGAGTCGGTGGCCTGGCTTAATTCGGCGCCGGCGGACCAGAAGGCAGAGCTCATCAACTCCGCCCTGCAGGAAGCCGCCGGGGCAGCCTTGCCGGGCGACGTCCTCACCCGGTCCCTCGCGAACATCACGTTCACCCTCGACCCCCTGGCCGGCGGCTACCCCAAGCTCCTCCAGGATGGCGTCGACGCTGGCACCACCAAGAAGGCCGACATCAACGGCCTCTTCGACCTCCGCGCCCTCAACCAGGTCACCGGCGCTACCAACAAGATTTCCGCGGCCGGCCTCGGCCAGGACTGA
- a CDS encoding SRPBCC family protein: MVNVQTEVVINRPRTEVAEYAANPDNAPKWYVNIHRSQRLTDGPLGVGSKVAFTAKFLGRELNYTYEFVEYVPGRKLVMRTAQGPFPMQTTYTWTDDGGGTRMVLGNSGSPSGFSRLAGLVMEPMIRRETRKDLQRLKSILESQ; encoded by the coding sequence GTGGTGAACGTCCAGACCGAGGTTGTCATCAACCGGCCACGCACGGAGGTGGCAGAGTACGCGGCCAACCCGGACAACGCGCCCAAGTGGTACGTCAACATCCACAGGTCGCAGCGGCTCACCGACGGTCCCCTTGGTGTGGGCTCGAAAGTGGCCTTCACAGCGAAGTTCCTGGGCCGGGAGCTGAACTACACCTACGAGTTCGTGGAGTACGTCCCGGGCAGGAAGCTGGTGATGCGCACCGCGCAGGGGCCGTTCCCCATGCAGACCACCTACACGTGGACGGACGACGGCGGCGGGACCCGGATGGTTCTCGGCAACAGCGGCAGCCCGTCGGGTTTCTCACGGCTGGCAGGGCTGGTCATGGAACCGATGATCCGCCGCGAAACCCGGAAGGACCTGCAACGGCTCAAGTCGATCCTGGAAAGCCAGTAA
- a CDS encoding nitrite/sulfite reductase, producing the protein MTDTALAGASADTAAAKRPARPSRPAAKPHGQWKVDGKTPLNANETWKQEDDGLNVRERIETIYAKEGFDAIPGQDLHGRFRWWGLYTQRKQGIDGGKTATLEPHELEDKYFMLRVRIDGGALTTEQLRVIGQISVDFARESADLTDRQNIQLHWIQVEDIPEIWNRLEGVGLSTTEACGDVPRVILGSPVAGIAKDEIIDPTPLIEELGERFIGNPLLSNLPRKYKTAITGHPSQDVVHEINDFGLVGMIHPELGAGYDLWVGGALATNPMLAKRLGAFVRPEQAADVWLGVTSIFRDYGYRRMRTKARLKFLLADWGPEKFRQILEDEYLGYKLADGPAAPKPTTPGDHIGVHEQKDGKFFIGATPLAGRLSGSQLVKLADTLEARGSYRLRTTPHQKIVVLDVEKDQVEPLVAELDTLGLSARPSVFRRGTIACTGIEYCKLAIVETKYTAATAVAELERRLADLADSGQLPQALSLHINGCPNSCARIQTADIGLKGMMLPTPDGDPSPGFQVHLGGGLASNDREEAGLGRTVRGLKVYVDDLPDYVERVVRRFVADRAEGQTFAEWAHAADEEALQ; encoded by the coding sequence ATGACTGATACAGCTCTAGCCGGAGCGTCTGCGGACACGGCTGCCGCCAAGCGCCCCGCACGCCCGTCCCGCCCCGCTGCGAAGCCGCACGGCCAGTGGAAAGTGGATGGCAAGACGCCGCTGAACGCCAACGAAACCTGGAAACAGGAAGACGACGGCCTTAACGTGCGCGAGCGTATCGAAACCATTTACGCCAAAGAGGGCTTCGACGCCATCCCCGGCCAGGACCTGCACGGCCGGTTCCGCTGGTGGGGCCTGTACACCCAGCGCAAGCAGGGGATCGACGGCGGCAAGACCGCAACCCTCGAGCCGCACGAGCTCGAAGACAAGTACTTCATGCTCCGCGTGAGGATCGACGGCGGTGCCCTCACCACTGAGCAGCTGCGCGTCATCGGTCAGATCTCCGTGGACTTCGCCCGCGAGTCCGCCGACCTCACCGACCGCCAGAACATCCAGCTGCACTGGATCCAGGTGGAGGACATCCCCGAAATCTGGAACCGCCTGGAAGGTGTTGGCCTGTCCACCACCGAGGCGTGCGGCGACGTTCCCCGCGTGATCCTGGGTTCGCCCGTGGCCGGCATCGCCAAGGACGAGATCATCGACCCCACGCCGCTCATCGAGGAGCTGGGGGAGCGGTTCATCGGCAACCCGCTGCTGTCCAACCTGCCGCGCAAGTACAAGACCGCCATCACGGGCCACCCCAGCCAGGACGTGGTGCACGAAATCAACGACTTCGGCCTGGTGGGAATGATCCACCCCGAACTGGGTGCCGGTTACGACCTGTGGGTGGGCGGCGCTCTGGCCACCAACCCGATGCTGGCCAAGCGCCTGGGCGCCTTCGTCCGTCCTGAGCAGGCCGCTGACGTGTGGCTCGGTGTCACCAGCATCTTCCGCGATTACGGTTACCGGCGCATGCGCACCAAGGCCCGCCTGAAGTTCCTGCTGGCCGACTGGGGTCCGGAGAAGTTCCGCCAGATCCTGGAAGACGAATACCTCGGCTACAAGCTGGCTGATGGTCCCGCCGCGCCGAAGCCTACAACCCCCGGAGACCACATCGGCGTGCACGAACAGAAGGACGGCAAGTTCTTCATCGGTGCCACCCCGCTCGCCGGACGGCTGTCCGGTTCGCAGCTGGTCAAGCTCGCGGACACCCTTGAGGCCCGCGGTTCGTACCGGCTGCGCACCACCCCGCACCAGAAGATCGTTGTGCTGGACGTCGAGAAGGACCAAGTGGAGCCGCTCGTCGCCGAGCTGGACACCTTGGGCCTGTCCGCGCGCCCGTCCGTGTTCCGCCGCGGCACCATCGCCTGCACCGGCATCGAGTACTGCAAGCTCGCCATCGTGGAGACCAAGTACACCGCCGCCACGGCAGTCGCCGAGCTGGAACGCCGCCTGGCGGACCTCGCAGACTCGGGCCAGCTGCCGCAAGCACTGTCGCTGCACATCAACGGCTGCCCCAACTCCTGCGCCCGCATCCAGACGGCGGACATCGGCCTGAAGGGCATGATGCTGCCAACGCCCGACGGCGACCCCTCCCCGGGTTTCCAGGTCCACCTGGGCGGCGGGCTGGCTTCCAATGACCGCGAGGAAGCAGGGCTGGGACGCACCGTCCGCGGCCTGAAGGTGTACGTGGACGACCTGCCCGACTACGTGGAGCGCGTTGTCCGCCGCTTCGTCGCCGACCGCGCCGAAGGACAGACCTTCGCCGAATGGGCCCACGCAGCAGACGAGGAGGCACTCCAGTAA
- a CDS encoding sirohydrochlorin chelatase, translating into MNSPIMIACAHGTSNTQGAAEVNALRAAIAELRPGLDVREAYVDVQQPDLVDVVAGLQEGEAAVVVPLLLSVGYHVKVDIARAVKSRPGSAAAAPLGPDPRLAKLLDQRLHEAGTTDNDVIVLAAAGSSNPNAAVSVEELLGQLRELRSNRMVAAYGASAKPSVPDAVAMLREELEGGAGAGESAGAVDVGGRVVIASYLLAPGFFHDQLAKAGADVVTEPLLPSPVLAEIALDRYDAAVAKMNEAPAAAPREPAAEAPAEASANAQEGGFYKAVRRFVTKYFPR; encoded by the coding sequence ATGAACAGCCCCATCATGATTGCCTGTGCCCATGGGACGTCCAACACACAGGGGGCCGCGGAGGTCAATGCCCTGCGCGCTGCCATCGCTGAACTGCGGCCGGGCCTTGATGTCCGGGAAGCCTATGTGGACGTCCAGCAGCCGGACCTGGTGGATGTGGTGGCGGGCCTGCAGGAGGGGGAGGCCGCCGTGGTGGTTCCCTTGCTGCTGAGCGTCGGTTACCACGTCAAGGTGGACATCGCCCGGGCCGTGAAGAGCCGTCCGGGCAGTGCGGCTGCCGCGCCGCTGGGCCCCGACCCGCGGCTGGCCAAACTGCTGGACCAGCGGCTGCATGAGGCCGGAACCACGGACAACGATGTGATCGTCCTGGCCGCCGCCGGTTCCTCCAACCCCAATGCCGCCGTAAGCGTCGAGGAACTGCTGGGCCAGCTGCGGGAGTTGCGGTCCAACCGGATGGTGGCCGCCTATGGTGCCTCGGCCAAGCCGTCAGTGCCCGACGCCGTCGCGATGCTTCGTGAGGAGCTGGAAGGGGGTGCCGGGGCGGGGGAGTCCGCAGGGGCTGTGGACGTCGGCGGCCGTGTGGTGATTGCCTCGTACCTCCTGGCACCGGGCTTCTTCCACGACCAGCTGGCGAAGGCCGGGGCCGACGTCGTGACCGAACCCCTGCTGCCGTCCCCGGTGCTCGCGGAAATCGCGCTGGACAGGTACGACGCCGCCGTCGCAAAGATGAACGAAGCGCCCGCAGCAGCACCCCGGGAACCGGCTGCGGAGGCCCCCGCGGAAGCGTCGGCAAATGCACAGGAGGGTGGCTTCTACAAGGCCGTCCGGCGTTTCGTGACGAAATATTTCCCTAGGTGA
- a CDS encoding trimeric intracellular cation channel family protein, which produces MTFAFDNSPVWLDLLGVFFFAVSGSLLAARKQIDIVGSLLLASLVGLGGGVIRDIILALVPAAFTNPAYLAPPLLATVLVFFLFSSVQRYTSLLILFDAAGLALFCMTGTLKALTTGLNPVASVLLGVTTAVGGGLLRDITANEVPELFNPEDIYALPAFVGAAMTAVLWVFGVFNVLTAASIAAVVFTFRVLAWRRSWQAPLAVRGWHRRVGGTGL; this is translated from the coding sequence ATGACATTTGCCTTTGACAACTCCCCGGTGTGGCTGGATCTGCTGGGCGTGTTCTTCTTTGCCGTCTCGGGATCGCTGCTGGCGGCGCGGAAGCAGATCGACATTGTGGGATCGCTGTTGCTCGCCTCCCTGGTAGGGCTCGGCGGCGGCGTCATCCGGGACATCATCCTCGCCCTTGTCCCCGCGGCCTTCACAAATCCGGCATACCTGGCCCCGCCGCTGCTTGCCACGGTGCTGGTGTTCTTCCTGTTCTCCAGCGTGCAGCGGTACACCTCGCTGCTGATCCTTTTCGATGCCGCCGGCCTGGCCCTGTTCTGCATGACCGGCACGCTCAAGGCGCTGACCACGGGGCTTAACCCGGTGGCGTCCGTGCTGCTGGGCGTGACCACGGCGGTGGGCGGCGGGCTCCTGCGCGACATCACGGCCAATGAGGTTCCCGAGCTGTTCAACCCCGAGGACATCTACGCGCTGCCTGCTTTTGTGGGGGCTGCCATGACTGCGGTGCTGTGGGTCTTCGGCGTGTTCAACGTGCTGACGGCGGCCAGCATTGCGGCTGTGGTTTTCACCTTCCGGGTCCTGGCCTGGCGGCGGTCCTGGCAGGCTCCCCTTGCCGTTCGCGGGTGGCACCGGCGGGTGGGTGGCACCGGGCTGTGA
- a CDS encoding sulfate adenylyltransferase subunit 1 → MTTEAVLPADLETALPTTLFRFATAGSVDDGKSTLVGRLLHDSKAILADQLDAVARTSADRGFGGEKGGIDLALLTDGLRAEREQGITIDVAYRYFATDQRSFILADCPGHVQYTKNTVTGASTADAVVVLIDARKGVLEQTRRHLSVLQLLRVAHVIVAVNKIDLVEFSESVFRDIEADVQQVGRELGLGSDGISDLLVIPVSALDGDNVVERSERTPWYTGPALLEVLETLPAADELESHLESFRFPVQLVIRPQGALAPDAVAAGLDVEAYRDYRAYAGQITEGSVKVGDQVSVLTPGQSPRSTTVVGIDFAGASLQEAAAPQSVAIRLADEFDVARGDTIAAAGTVREASADLYAALCWLSPKPLREGQKVLVKHGTRTVQAMVRSVSGKLDLATFKLEGASNLELNDIGHAQLRLAAPLPLENYLHHRRTGAFLVIDPLDGNTLAAGLVKDHPGDHEDERYSI, encoded by the coding sequence ATGACCACCGAAGCAGTTCTCCCGGCAGACCTGGAAACGGCCCTGCCCACCACGCTCTTCCGGTTCGCCACCGCAGGATCGGTCGACGACGGCAAGTCCACTTTGGTGGGCCGCCTCCTTCACGATTCCAAGGCCATCCTGGCTGACCAGCTCGACGCCGTGGCCCGCACCTCGGCCGACCGCGGCTTCGGCGGGGAAAAGGGCGGCATCGACCTGGCCTTGCTGACCGACGGCCTGCGCGCCGAACGCGAACAGGGCATCACCATCGACGTGGCCTACCGCTACTTCGCCACCGACCAGCGCAGCTTCATCCTGGCCGACTGCCCCGGGCACGTCCAGTACACCAAGAACACGGTGACCGGCGCGTCCACTGCGGATGCCGTCGTCGTGCTCATTGACGCCCGCAAGGGTGTCCTGGAGCAGACCCGCCGGCACCTGTCCGTGCTGCAGCTGCTGCGCGTGGCGCACGTGATCGTGGCCGTGAACAAGATCGACCTGGTGGAGTTCAGCGAGTCCGTGTTCCGGGACATCGAAGCCGACGTGCAGCAGGTGGGCCGCGAACTGGGCCTCGGCTCGGACGGGATCAGCGACCTGCTGGTCATCCCGGTGTCCGCGCTCGACGGCGACAACGTGGTGGAGCGCTCGGAGCGCACCCCCTGGTACACCGGGCCCGCGCTGCTCGAAGTCCTCGAAACCCTCCCGGCCGCCGATGAGCTGGAAAGCCACCTCGAAAGCTTCCGCTTCCCGGTACAGCTGGTCATCCGGCCGCAGGGTGCGCTGGCTCCCGACGCCGTCGCCGCAGGCCTGGACGTGGAGGCCTACCGCGACTACCGCGCGTACGCCGGCCAGATCACCGAAGGCTCCGTGAAGGTGGGGGACCAGGTGTCCGTGCTGACACCGGGCCAGTCGCCCCGGTCGACCACCGTGGTGGGCATCGACTTTGCCGGCGCCTCCCTGCAGGAAGCCGCCGCGCCGCAGTCGGTGGCCATCCGGCTGGCAGACGAGTTCGACGTGGCACGCGGTGACACCATTGCCGCCGCCGGTACCGTCCGCGAAGCCTCCGCCGACCTCTACGCAGCCCTGTGCTGGCTGTCCCCGAAGCCGCTCCGCGAAGGCCAGAAGGTGCTGGTCAAGCACGGCACCCGCACGGTGCAGGCCATGGTCCGCAGCGTCTCCGGCAAGCTGGACCTTGCCACCTTCAAGCTCGAGGGCGCTTCAAACCTGGAGCTGAACGACATCGGGCACGCGCAGCTCCGGCTCGCCGCTCCGCTGCCGCTGGAGAACTACCTGCACCACCGCCGCACCGGCGCGTTCCTGGTGATCGACCCCCTGGACGGCAACACACTGGCCGCCGGCCTGGTCAAGGACCACCCGGGCGACCACGAGGACGAGCGCTACAGCATCTGA
- a CDS encoding RtcB family protein: METISPKLLNWASILDDKTREQAVMTARLPFIYPHLALMPDAHLGKGATVGSVIPTLRAIIPAAVGVDIGCGMIAVRTQYSVKDLPKDRKRLREDIERVIPLSAGHNNRQVLPTAQPRIAELKQRAAKAGFNPAQYVAKWELQLGSLGSGNHFIEVSADEDDGVWLFLHSGSRGIGNRIAQHHIGVAQHVSRKNQVYLPDPDLAYLDEGTPQFERYIAELRWAQHFALLNREEMMDRVASQFSRWVGGPVRERERINCHHNFTEQETHYGKTVWVSRKGAIKAGPGDPGLIPGSMGTASYVVEGRGNQASLNSSPHGAGREYSRNAARKTFTLEELKRAMRGIEFRASEAFIDEIPAAYKPIDQVMQDAADLVTVRHKLRQLVNVKGN, encoded by the coding sequence ATGGAGACCATCAGCCCCAAGCTCCTGAACTGGGCGTCCATCCTGGATGACAAGACCCGCGAGCAGGCGGTAATGACCGCGCGCCTGCCGTTCATCTACCCGCACCTGGCGCTGATGCCGGACGCGCACCTGGGCAAGGGCGCCACCGTGGGCTCGGTCATCCCCACGCTGCGGGCCATCATTCCGGCGGCAGTGGGCGTGGACATCGGCTGCGGCATGATCGCGGTCCGCACCCAGTACTCCGTGAAGGACCTGCCGAAGGACCGGAAGCGCCTCCGCGAGGACATCGAGCGGGTCATCCCGCTGTCCGCCGGGCACAACAACCGGCAGGTCCTGCCCACCGCGCAGCCGCGGATCGCCGAGCTGAAGCAGCGGGCGGCGAAGGCCGGCTTCAACCCGGCCCAGTATGTTGCCAAGTGGGAGCTGCAGCTGGGGTCCCTGGGCTCGGGGAACCACTTCATCGAGGTCTCCGCAGATGAGGACGACGGCGTGTGGCTCTTCCTTCATTCAGGCTCGCGGGGCATCGGCAACAGGATCGCCCAGCACCACATCGGCGTCGCCCAGCACGTCAGCCGGAAAAACCAGGTTTACCTTCCCGATCCGGACCTCGCGTACCTGGACGAAGGAACCCCGCAGTTCGAGCGGTACATCGCCGAGCTGCGCTGGGCCCAGCACTTCGCCCTGCTGAACCGGGAGGAGATGATGGACCGCGTGGCTTCCCAGTTCAGCCGCTGGGTGGGAGGGCCCGTCCGGGAACGCGAGCGGATCAACTGCCACCACAACTTCACTGAGCAGGAGACGCATTACGGCAAGACGGTGTGGGTGTCACGCAAAGGGGCCATCAAAGCCGGCCCCGGCGATCCCGGACTGATCCCGGGGTCCATGGGAACGGCGTCGTATGTGGTGGAGGGCCGGGGCAACCAGGCGTCGCTGAACTCCTCACCGCATGGCGCGGGGCGTGAATACTCACGGAACGCCGCGCGGAAAACGTTCACCCTGGAGGAACTGAAACGCGCCATGCGGGGAATCGAGTTCCGCGCCTCGGAGGCCTTTATTGACGAAATCCCGGCAGCCTACAAGCCGATCGACCAGGTCATGCAGGATGCCGCGGACCTGGTGACGGTGCGGCACAAGCTGCGGCAGCTGGTCAACGTCAAAGGCAACTGA
- the cysD gene encoding sulfate adenylyltransferase subunit CysD, with protein sequence MSTSLTEETQVTDAAVSTRLSSLDTLESEAIHIIREVVAEFEKPALLFSGGKDSVVMLHLATKAFWPGKVPFPVLHVDTGHNFPEVIDFRDRTVERLGLKLVVGSVQEFIDRGELAERADGTRNPLQTVPLLDAIQQNKFDAVFGGGRRDEDKARAKERILSLRDEFGQWDPRNQRPELWNLYNGRHTVGQHVRAFPISNWTELDIWRYIERENIELPGLYYAHEREVFARDGMWRAVGEVSQPRDGEEVITKTVRYRTVGDMSCTGAVESNAYTVSDVVVEVAASTLTERGATRADDRISEAAMEDRKKDGYF encoded by the coding sequence ATGAGCACTTCACTTACCGAGGAGACCCAGGTGACTGACGCCGCCGTATCCACGCGCCTGTCCAGCCTGGACACCCTCGAGTCCGAGGCCATCCACATCATCCGCGAGGTTGTTGCCGAGTTTGAGAAGCCTGCGCTGCTGTTCTCCGGCGGCAAGGACTCCGTGGTGATGCTGCACCTGGCCACCAAGGCATTCTGGCCGGGCAAGGTTCCGTTCCCCGTGCTGCACGTGGATACCGGCCACAACTTCCCCGAGGTCATCGACTTCCGCGACCGGACCGTGGAGCGGCTGGGCCTGAAGCTGGTGGTGGGCTCCGTGCAGGAGTTTATCGACCGTGGCGAACTGGCCGAGCGTGCCGACGGCACCCGCAACCCGCTGCAGACCGTCCCGCTGCTGGACGCCATTCAGCAGAACAAGTTCGACGCCGTCTTCGGCGGGGGCCGCCGCGACGAAGACAAGGCCCGCGCCAAGGAGCGGATCCTGAGCCTGCGCGACGAGTTCGGCCAGTGGGACCCGCGCAACCAGCGCCCCGAACTGTGGAACCTGTACAACGGCCGCCATACCGTGGGCCAGCACGTCCGTGCGTTCCCCATCAGCAACTGGACCGAGCTGGACATCTGGCGCTACATCGAGCGCGAGAACATCGAGCTGCCCGGCCTGTACTACGCCCACGAGCGCGAGGTCTTCGCCCGCGACGGCATGTGGCGCGCCGTGGGTGAGGTGTCCCAGCCCCGCGACGGCGAAGAGGTCATCACCAAGACCGTCCGCTACCGCACCGTGGGGGACATGTCCTGCACCGGCGCCGTCGAATCCAACGCCTACACCGTGTCCGACGTCGTGGTGGAAGTCGCCGCGTCCACCCTGACCGAACGTGGCGCCACCCGTGCAGATGACCGCATCTCCGAGGCCGCCATGGAAGACCGCAAGAAGGACGGGTACTTCTAA